The DNA window GTTCTGGATGCCAACTTGTTCTGGTTGCCATTCTGGCATGAATCTACATTTTGCATTTAGTATATCCAGTAAAGTAACGTGTGGGTGCATAATGAACTTGTTTTTCTTCTTGCAGCCTCCGAGCTTGATCCTAGTAATGAAAATGTCCGGCAGAATATCGAGGTATTGTTTTTATGCTCTTATTTTCATTAACTGGATAAAGCTTGTTTCATGCTACTCTCGCTAATGGCTGATGGAATTTTTATCCCTGCTCTATGCCTGAACTTTAGGTTACCAAAAAGAAGCTGGCTGAACAGCGAGGTCCACCAGAAGAACAGGTACTGTAACTGGAAACCACGTGTGCTTTTTACTGGACTTTGAGATATGTCCTACCTCTGGCAAACATACAGtccattgttttctttttagaaactaatttgtgcatttaAAACTCCTAATTGGAACTTCGGTTATAGGTATAGAATGCTGATATTGTTTGATTACATGAAATTCATTCTTTTGGGGGATTTCTTTGTCCTTTCAAAATTACCAACTGATCAGTTTTGTTGTGTATAGAATACATATGCACCCCAAAGTCAAGCATCACATGGACAGTTTCCTGGTCAATCAAGCAGTGGTGTTCCATTCACGTTTTTTCCTCCTGGAAATTCTCCAACTCCTGAGTTCTTCGCCAATATCATCAACCGTGTGTCTGATATCAGTCAACAATCATCTGAGCATTCcataaatataaatttgaatGACATTTTTAATCATGCAAATGTCAATGGGAACAGTCAAGGAACACCTCAGACAGAGACTTCAAGTAACCATACCCCACCTCCTTCTTTTCCAACCAATACTGCAGTCCCTCCTCCTTTTTCGTTCACGGGCTCTACTGAAGGAAATCGCCCACAACAAACTTCAAGTGGACATGAAGGGGAGCATGGCCAACCAGGCATGCACAGGGATGCTGGCATCCAAATAAACTTGGCAGGACCAGAGCAGGCTGCGGACGCTATGAGAGCTGTGATGGAGATGCTCGCGCCCCATATGAGCCAACGTGAAGGTGCACCTGGGTCTGCTAGAGGTTTGTTGATAAATCACTTTACTTATAAGTTATAAGCTGTTTCTCTATAGTGAACTTCTCATTTTGACTTAAGAGTATAACATAACAAAGGACAATCTCATCATTTTTTGtctcttttattttgaaatgaaaggttattattattatgcagTGTTTGTCTCATTCTGAAAATCATTTGAGAAACAATGGTTGTTTCTCTTTAAAATGTCCAAAATAGGTGTGAAAATGGTAAAAGTTTGTAGTACATGGGGGTGTATTTTCCCGGTTTTCCTTGACAAAGTATGCTTCCCTCTTTTATTACCAACGGTAAGTGTTTCCAAAGAAATTAGCTGTGATTCCAATATAGTAAGAGATTGTTAGGAAAGTATAAGACATATCCACAGTACCCCTTTTATTTCCtctgttttatttgtttgattcGAGAGCCATTGCCATGTTTTGGTCGATCAATTGAACGAGTTAAATATCAATCATTATATGCTGTATGTCTTTTGTGCAGGACCAGGCTAGACCTGAGGAACAAGACGAGTGTAACAGTTCAATTCTTGACTTTGGTAACAGTTTAGTAGGAGTACGGGGAtattctcatgttctttttggtACTTTTGTTTGCCAACCAACCATGGGAGCTCATATCGGGATTGGGCACGTTATATCTGTTTATTGGCATCTTAATTTCTTGCTGTATCTTCTATGCTTGCATTCTCTCTGCATATAAGCATTGATGTAgtatcatgaattcatgataaGCCTATGTTGGTCATGTTTGGTGAAGTATattatgctaaaattttggagGGAATTGAGTACTTGTGTCTAATCTTTTGATGATGTATGAGGCTTTACCCTTTGGCTTATTATTACAGTTATAGTTAGAAAAAGTAGTAGCCATTGAAGCTATTGCATTGAAGTCTAGACAATCATCCCATAAATGTTGCTAGTGGCAGTTAGCAACTTATGTTTTTGGAATGTGCACATCTACCTTGGAGAACATTTTAGGTACACAAGCTGAGGCCAGCAGAAGAAAGGGTGTACAGTACAGAGTGATTCACTTTCAGAGTTTCTAAAACTAGGAATCCTTTGCTGTACAGCAACTCATGTTTCCAAAGTGAACCCTTTGCTGTACTACATCACATCATTATTGCCTTCATCTTTTCCATTCAAGGAGGAATAAAATGGCTGGCTGGCAAGTCTCAGCTTCAATCTAGGACTTGCGTTCGGAGTGCCTATTCAGATTCGAACTTGTGTGATTGATGTCcatcttttcccttttttggaGGTTGAGACCTTTTTGTTGTTGAGTTGTGAGTTGACGAAAGCCCCCAGGAGGTGTCAACAAAGATTGGGTCAATTGGGCATGATTCGGTTCACTTTTATGTGTGTTTGGGCCTTGTAAAGATTGCAGCCCAGCAGCAAAGCAGGTTCTTGACAAGATGTAAATTAGTATATGTAGCGTGAATTTGTGCTGTTATATGATGCGATGGCATCATTCTATCATGCCCATCGTGTGTTGTTATACTCAATCAGCGACTACACATAGGAGTACGTACATACAGATACAGGTGAGGAGTGAGAGGCTGGGGGAGCAAAGGCATTCAGAAGAGTAGTAGCGTTGTTAAGATGACGAGAATTGtaacaaaaccatgcaaacaTTGAAACCTTGGAGTGCAGTCTTGAGTCTTGAGCACAGAAGAACATCTGCAATCGAACTATAAAGAAACATTCGAGATTTGCAGTCTCTATCAGTCACAAATTGGGGTGTCTAGTACAGGTTAACCTAACCTAAACCTTTCTTGGTCCTGGTCCACATCACGATTGTTAAAGAAAGGGCAGTATTATTAGTAGTTGTATAGTAGTAATACATACGGAGGAACAGTAGTAGTGTAGTATATTATAGTGATAATAAAAGAAGCAAAGCAGGAGACGCAGCATAGTTAATCCCAGTCATAAGTCATTAGCACTGAGTGGGCAGATCTACTCAACTGCCTAGGGAGTGGTAaaaccgtaaaaaaaaaacggcAGAGGGATTCAGAATAGCATAGCAGTTACTATGACAGTAGTAATTCAGATTAGCAGGAGTAACAATTGGATTAGCAAGGACTCCTCCAGTCCAGACTccagagagaggagaagaaatcgGGGAGAGAGATTAATTAGGGAAGCACTCCACTCCCTCCAGTGGACTACTGGAGTTgagcggtgcggtgcggtgctgTGCTTTATCTAGGGAGCCGGAgggagctctctctctctctctctctctctacttacacacacaaacacacagagagagacCAAAAGCAAACCCTCGCCACGCCTCGCCTCTCTCAACCATCgtcttccaccgccgccgccgccaccgaacGAACGCGCCGACCGACCGCGCGAAGATCTGGGCAGCTGGGACGAGACATACGGAGTATAACGGAGGAACTGAAGAAGGAGACAAACGCCGGATTTAACTCCACGGAACGGGAACACATTGCTGCTGCTACCATTCAAGCTTGGACTccggtctcctcctcctcctcctcctagggTAGGGTGGTAGGGTGGTAAGGGAGAAAattgcagatgcagatgcagatgcagtcGAGGTCTCGCATTCGCGGCCGCGACCCGCCCCCGGCCTCCTCGGGAGGACGATATCGCCGACGATCGccctccccgcgccgccaccaccgcgctccCCCCTCCAACCCCAACCCGCACAGAGACAGACGCACCCCCgaccgcccccgccgccaccaccacgaggACAGCCTCCCTCTCCATGTCCATCTCCCACCCCCACCCGAcgccctcctcaccgccgccgctgaccgCCGCTCCCGTGCTGACGTCCTTCTCgaggccggccgcctcgccgcccgctaCCTCGTCGCGCAGGGCGTCATCCCCGAGCACCGTCTCCGCGCCAGGGAGGACCCCCTCCCTGCCGCCAGGAACCATGACGTCGACGACCCCAGGTCCCGCCGGAATGCCGACTTCCCCCGCGACAGAGGGGACGATGACAGGCTATCCCGTAGATCCGGCTGGGACAGGAGGAGCAACAGCTTTGACAGCAGGCGCAAGTACAATGATGCCGCCTCAGCCGATCGGAGTGCCCGCCGGAGCCACGACTACGACGACCAAAGGAGACCAACCATGTCACGCTCCTATTCACAAAACGACCGCCGTGTCTCCAGTGATAGCAGGCTGGATCGAAGAcggaggagcaggagcagaagcaggagcagaagcagaagcaggagcaggagcagaaCCAGGACAAGGAGCTATAACTATGGCAGCCGGAGGGATTCAGATTGGCGAGCATCCGGCGCCGATTTGGATCATTCCAAGGTGCCAGAGCCTGGCATTGTCCGTGACGGTGATGCTGATGTGGGATATGGTGATGCTGATGATGTGCCAAGAGATCTCAAGGCACCTCCCCGTTCAGTGGTTGTTATGGAGACAAAAGAGAGTGCCAGCCAAGCTGCAGCCAATGAAGACACAGCAGAGGTGGAGTCAGAGATCATAGAGGTCGATCAAGCTCAAGATATATATGgggatgacgatgacgatggtgaCGATGCTGTTGCTGCCTTCAATTATCCAAGCGTTGCTGAAATAAATGTTACCCAACACAAGCTGTCCAATTCCAACGAGGATGTTGTTCATCCATCACAGTCTGATGAGGAACCACTGCATAGGCAGTCCCAGTTCAGCGATGCTGAGGAGGGCATGGAGGGTCCGATCTCTCCCAGGGATTCATGCTTGGTAGAACCAGTGGCCGAGGAAGTCAGAGATGGAATGGAGGCTCCGCAGAGTGAAGTTGAAACTGATAACGCAGACCTTAGCAAAGATGAACAAGACCTGCCAGCTTGGTATGGGATTTTTGACCTCAATGTTGTGGAATCTCAAGAAAACTGTGAAATGGTTGAGATTTCCAATGATTCGCCTTTAGATAATGGTCGTGACTCTGTTCCTGATCAAGTTGGTCAGATGAGCCAAGGAGCAAACTGCGTCACTTCAGGAACTCAAGGTCAAGATGAACATGCATTTGACAACCACCAGTCGGAGGATGAACAAGTGCCTCTAAATCAAAGAAATGGTACGGATGATTTTAACAATGAACAAGGGGTTGGAAATCAGACAGGTGATGAACATGGACAGGATAATCACCAGTTGGAGGATGACCAGATGCATATAAATCATGTCATGGATGTGCATACTTTAGATAACGGCCTTATGAACGGTGAGGAAATGCTTCTAAAGCGGTGTGCAGATGAGCACACGGATCATGGACACCAGGTGGAAACTGAAGAAATGCTTCTGAATCAGGGGCAGAGTACCTCTGTACAAGTGTTGGAAAATTATAATATGAATGGAGAACAGGTGCAGCTCAATCATGATGCTGATGAACATTCAGGCGATGATCGCCCAATAAAGAATGAGCAAATGCTTTTGAATCATGTTATGGGTGTGCATGATTTGGATAATTATGACCAGAACAGTGAACAAATGCTTCTAAACAATGGCGCTGGTAAACAGGCTGCAGATAGTGCTCAGTTACAGGAAGACCAGATGCTTCTAGACCAGGCTGCAGATGGACAAGCTACGCTTCACGGTCAGAGCATTGGCCAAATGATTCCTGTAATCAATCTGGAAGATGATTATGAAGAGCAGTCTGATACCATAGAGTTTTCAGAATCCAAGTAAGCTTTTTTAGATTCTTTTTGTCACAACCTCAAGGGGGTGAGGAAAATCCTTTGCACTTGAACATGTTCGCTATACAGAAGTGACACCTTACATAAACTTACTGAAAATGTTCTACCAGAACATATCTGTTCTCAAGGGCAACAAACTTTGAGTATTCCTGACCATCCTCAGACTAACgtcccagctgctgctgctgcttcatcAGTTACCCTGAACCATGGAAATAGGTGGACTAGAAGGGGCGCTACTGTTGCACAGGTGAGATGGCTGTTTAGCCGGTACTCATTGAGTCATTGTTAATTCTGTCGATTATTTTTCTTGCTGATGGTAAAACGAATTAGGGGTTCACTTGacatgagagagagggggggggggggggggcataaTATTTTTGTTCTTGCTGATATTGCATTTTCTGTTGCATACATAAATATGCATCTCTCTTTATGATTTCCCTTGCCACTTAAGATATTATAATGACACTTTCCACATTTCAGGAAATCCCAGCGATGATGAGTTGATGGCATGTTGTATGTTGCTTTTTGATGAAATACTGTTAGGTATGCTCTCCTTCTTCCATAAACATGTTGTTTTCATCTCATAACTAGCCTATTGACTTCCGCGTTCATGCAACTATAACCTCCCTTTTAAAAGTGTTTATATGTTTGTTTATAGTAATTAGTTTAAAATGGTAATAACAACTAACAGTGTAAATAAGTGTTTGTGGAACATACTTTGGCAGGAAGTTAGATATAACATTAACAGATTTATCTTGACTTGTAAGTAAAAATATTATCACAACAACAAATAATTTACCATagatttttttaccaaaatttaccATACATTACTGCTGCGACTATTACCTCCCTCTTTAATGATTTTCTAAATCTGTAATATGTAGTAATGTTGTAAATAGGTTTGTAATCTAAAATGCACATCCCATCTTTCGGCTACAAAATGGTGAGTGCAACAGCTAGGGTTAGAGTTTCCATTCATCTTCTCTCTGCCGTTTATTATTTGTTGCCATCTTCGCCACTGCATGAGTCGCCATCTTCCTGGTGTTTCCACCACCTCTGCATGACCCCCTTATTCTTCCCTTATTTTCCATTAGCACACCCGCTTTACAGCCTATGCACATAATTTTGCAGGCTCTCAAGGAATTTGTTTAATCTTATGTAAAATTTATGCAAGAATTAAGAAAATTATACCTTTTGAAATGACAAGtttgaacttttaatttttaattaaaccTATAGCAAAGCATATCACTAtgaaaccatcctcattttatttttgttggcaAGTCTTAGAGAGATTGCTCTTCATATATAgatagggatggcaacggggctgCCCCTGTCGGGTTGTGGTACCCCGTCCCGACCCCCGGACATACTGAAATCTCCCGCTCCCTGTCCCCGTCCCCGGCGTCGGGTGATGTATTGCTACCATCTCCATTCTGCACCGGGGTTTCAGGGGCCCACGGGGCAACACACCTGGAAAAACGCAAAGGCCACTGCTCAACAAATTGAAACAGGAAGGAACAGAGGGTAGAGAAAAAATGAATCAATTGGAAGGACAGATTTAGGAAGAATGGCACACATACATATGGACGTATCAATAGGAAGTAATCGATTCATTCGCACAAATAAtcatcacaagaaaaaaataaatcaagaaatacaaaagaagaaattttttaaaaaaacaagtagCATGTTCGCAACTCGCACTGCAAGATAGTGCAAGCTTGGCCGCTGATTCTGCATCTTGCCGTTTCATCTTGCCTGTGTCGCCAGCTGGAAAGACTTCATCAATGGCAGAGCATGAAAGACtagaaggagatgaagacaccacgcagcggcggtggcggctgctgcACGCCGGCATGGTAGTGGTGACGGCGACCCGCGTGTGCTGCTTTTGGCTGTGGCGACGGCTGCTCGGCCAGGAGGCGCGACGGCTGAGCATGGCCGCGGTCTTACGGAGCCTGGCGGCCTCCCGCTGCTGATTGGATCTGAGAGAGGGTTTCATTGCTTTATATATACAGTCCACCAAATTGGGCCTTGAGCCTTTATTTTTCTATTGTGGGCTGCGAGTGTAGAGGGATGTGCACCCCCATGGGGATTCAGGGCCGGGGGCCTGTGGAACATCCCCGCCCCCGGCCTACCCGACGGGTGAAAATTTTGGCCGATAACATCCCGTTTACACCCCTAATGGAGTTTTTCCCCGTCGGATATCGGGGTTCAGgtccccattgccatccctatatATAGAATTTATTATGTCCTTATTCTAAGAAAACTATAGAATTTATTATACCCATAACATAGTAAAATTATAACAAAAGAGTTTAGTTAGTTTAGTATGTCTATGTCATAGCAAATCCATGCTCATGCCGTAATTTCTAGTTAGAATTTAGCATGCACAATGGTTTAAAATCAAAACTTGCAAGATCCTTGACTTAAAAATATGAGTACGATGTAGGGGTATTTTCACAAATATTTGTACTATTTAGTGGAGTGCATGATAAGAGATATTAATAGGGGCTAAAATGAAAAGGTACCAAGAGTCACAGGCGGTGGATGGCTATCGTTTTTATTCTCAAGGGCTCTAGTTGCTTCTTTACACCACTGTTTtttctctctatatattttttaccatCCATCTGATCCGATGGTTACAATGCTCTCTCGGTCTCTCCCTACTTTGTTGTTTTCTGAATCAGACAGCCACATTTTTGTTGCTTACGTGGCTCATCCTACGTTTTGGGTTCCACCTTTCACCTATTTAGATATGTTTCCTTGATTTCTTGGAACTTCAACATATGAGTATATGACTTCATAGATCTACTTGAACTTCTTTTGTATCATGGGTGTTTGATCTGAGATACTTGGGTATAGATTCCCCACACTGTTTTCTTCCTACAGCTTAGACATTCGTGCTATGTGTTATATTTTGATGACTAAAACACCAACACTGATGTTTTAGGCACTTGCACTAATAACAAACATATCAGACATTACTTCATCACATTGAGTTTGAAATGAATTGAAAATAGATAATGATGGATGTATCCAGCCTCCTGGCCATCTGATGTGATAGTGGAATGCTGAAGAAACATGCATGAAATTGCAATCAGTTTTACTATAGCACCTGCTTTAGCGAGAAGCCTGGAAGGCCTGGAATTTGTTCAATTTTCAGTCAGCGTGTCTCTGCATGGCCACACAAATACATGATATACAGGCCCAGGATGGTCATTAAAAATGCTGACAATGTTTGTCATTAGTTGTAATTGGTCTGGTTTGCAGTTGCACTAATTCCTGTTGACTATGACTGATGTGCTCTGGTGATGAATACTATGTTTTTGTATTAATCATCTCCCCAGTTCCATATAGAAATGAAAGATGTTGACTAGACATGCTTACTACCTTTTCTTCTTTGTCTGTACCTTTTTATACTACTTGCATGCTTGTAGATGATTTACACACCACAACGGTTGAGTTCTCTAGTTCATTGATCTAGATTTTTTGCATACACAGTGAGTAGTTCATTAATCATCAGTCATGCTTTTCTGTGTACTCCACTTTTTGTAATGTAATGCAACATACTTTCTCAGTACCCTGCTTCATTGACTGAACCTAATTTTGGACTGAAATGGTGAAGAAacatgataatttttagttgtaCTTTGCAATAATTGTTAAGAGTCCTTCAGCTGTTCTTTTTGCTATATGTTACCCATAATTACCAGTTCACTAACTCCCTTTTTATTTCCCAGAGGTAATCATCTTGTATTGTGGGACTGCCATCCTCTGAGCTTGGGAAATCTTTGTGAACCATGATGTTCGTGTTCTCAGCTCCTACGCTTGAGCTTACTGATATCCTGAACCATGGGAAGCTGGCATGCTGAAGTTGGTTGATCGGTCATTGCTTGTTTGTATGTTGTGGTGTAGTAAGTAGTAACAAATTTTGATCCCCAGAGGTCACAAATTCCATGCTGGTCTAGCGATGTGTTAGTAGCTGGGTAGCTCTAATTTTACTGCGAACAATATGAATCATGTTCGTCTAACAAAATTCTCTGCTGCCTTTGTGCTCCTGCTTTTGCTTTGTGAAGCGCAAAAGGACAGGTGAAGCTCTGTGTCACCGTGCAGCTCATCAGGCAGAGATGG is part of the Oryza glaberrima chromosome 4, OglaRS2, whole genome shotgun sequence genome and encodes:
- the LOC127769664 gene encoding uncharacterized protein LOC127769664 isoform X1; the encoded protein is MQMQMQSRSRIRGRDPPPASSGGRYRRRSPSPRRHHRAPPSNPNPHRDRRTPDRPRRHHHEDSLPLHVHLPPPPDALLTAAADRRSRADVLLEAGRLAARYLVAQGVIPEHRLRAREDPLPAARNHDVDDPRSRRNADFPRDRGDDDRLSRRSGWDRRSNSFDSRRKYNDAASADRSARRSHDYDDQRRPTMSRSYSQNDRRVSSDSRLDRRRRSRSRSRSRSRSRSRSRTRTRSYNYGSRRDSDWRASGADLDHSKVPEPGIVRDGDADVGYGDADDVPRDLKAPPRSVVVMETKESASQAAANEDTAEVESEIIEVDQAQDIYGDDDDDGDDAVAAFNYPSVAEINVTQHKLSNSNEDVVHPSQSDEEPLHRQSQFSDAEEGMEGPISPRDSCLVEPVAEEVRDGMEAPQSEVETDNADLSKDEQDLPAWYGIFDLNVVESQENCEMVEISNDSPLDNGRDSVPDQVGQMSQGANCVTSGTQGQDEHAFDNHQSEDEQVPLNQRNGTDDFNNEQGVGNQTGDEHGQDNHQLEDDQMHINHVMDVHTLDNGLMNGEEMLLKRCADEHTDHGHQVETEEMLLNQGQSTSVQVLENYNMNGEQVQLNHDADEHSGDDRPIKNEQMLLNHVMGVHDLDNYDQNSEQMLLNNGAGKQAADSAQLQEDQMLLDQAADGQATLHGQSIGQMIPVINLEDDYEEQSDTIEFSESKTYLFSRATNFEYS
- the LOC127769664 gene encoding uncharacterized protein LOC127769664 isoform X2 codes for the protein MQMQMQSRSRIRGRDPPPASSGGRYRRRSPSPRRHHRAPPSNPNPHRDRRTPDRPRRHHHEDSLPLHVHLPPPPDALLTAAADRRSRADVLLEAGRLAARYLVAQGVIPEHRLRAREDPLPAARNHDVDDPRSRRNADFPRDRGDDDRLSRRSGWDRRSNSFDSRRKYNDAASADRSARRSHDYDDQRRPTMSRSYSQNDRRVSSDSRLDRRRRSRSRSRSRSRSRSRSRTRTRSYNYGSRRDSDWRASGADLDHSKVPEPGIVRDGDADVGYGDADDVPRDLKAPPRSVVVMETKESASQAAANEDTAEVESEIIEVDQAQDIYGDDDDDGDDAVAAFNYPSVAEINVTQHKLSNSNEDVVHPSQSDEEPLHRQSQFSDAEEGMEGPISPRDSCLVEPVAEEVRDGMEAPQSEVETDNADLSKDEQDLPAWYGIFDLNVVESQENCEMVEISNDSPLDNGRDSVPDQVGQMSQGANCVTSGTQGQDEHAFDNHQSEDEQVPLNQRNGTDDFNNEQGVGNQTGDEHGQDNHQLEDDQMHINHVMDVHTLDNGLMNGEEMLLKRCADEHTDHGHQVETEEMLLNQGQSTSVQVLENYNMNGEQVQLNHDADEHSGDDRPIKNEQMLLNHVMGVHDLDNYDQNSEQMLLNNGAGKQAADSAQLQEDQMLLDQAADGQATLHGQSIGQMIPVINLEDDYEEQSDTIEFSESNCCCCFISYPEPWK